tCATCTTTGTACCTTTTCTATAGTTCCTTGTCGTCATATCATTCATTTAGTTATTGATTACTAACTCATTCATTATTTAATATGATACGGTATCTTATGGAGGGTTATATATGAATAGAGATTTTCGGATTTTGTCGTGACTAAAAAGAAGGCGATGCACCTTTGCCTTTTCTCTTGAACTTTAGCCTAGATGATGCCATTGAGAGCTAGGGAAATGTCATTGATCCAAGCCTTTTTTGAGGTTTCACACTGAAAATTAGGTTTATTCATCAGAAATGAATTATatatttgcaaaaaatgaattacGACAGTGTGTGAAAATAGTCTTAATCTCTTTCccacttcctttttcttttccttttgctcaAAGTAGTGGAGCGGTGATTCGATGAAATCTTCATTGGCTTCGTGCAAAAGGGGTGTGCGCGTGGATTTGGAAGTACGAACAACTGAGGGGGGTCACGAAAAGTATTTATTCTTTGTTTCCAATAAAATCTCATTCGTTGTTGATTCATTGGGTTGGAATCTTTCCTTTaatctttctctttttggggCCATTGGATTGCAAAATGTTCTCTTTTGGTCAAAGGCTGCAACTTTACCATCTGAACCCAACAGCCTCGTTTAAAATGCTGGAACTTTGTTCAAATTTGACGGGTGTTGGTCCGACCTCGATGGACCCCGAAAGGATTTATATTGAGATGGCACTGTAGATCTTATACGCATTcgttgttagaatatttaaataataaatcacatctTCATCTAACatcttaagcttttagaacagttgacagtggtctcacaaaatctcacatggtatcagatTTAGGAGGTcttaagttcaaatctttcagGCCCCTATTTGCCTcctcaattaaatttccatgctTAGTATTAGGCAAAAGACCAGACTAAGCGTGAAtgagagtgttagaatatttaaataataaaccacactttcatttaacagtttaaacttttagaacagttggcagtggtcccacaaaatctcacattcGCATCTTCCAATTTAAAGATCGAGCTCGACCCGTCGTTTGCAACCGAAAAGGCTTGATCTCACAAGCTATCTAACAAATGGGGATCAATCTTTTCAAGACAGAATTGATTAGAGAAGTGATGAATCGGATTCGAATGATCAATGAAAGTAcgtaatttgaaaaatatcgaTCGTTTTGTGTGTAAACATCCCTAGGAACTCCACTAAAATCCTCACAATAAATAGCCAACACAAGAGGAATGAAGGAATGATTATGTCTTTCTGTAGAAGTAATTTCCAGTGTTGCAAACCCACTTAAAACAACAACATGATCGTGTTGAAGATAAATGAATATCGTTGTCGGACTGATGCATGGAGTGTGGCGAACAATCGTATCTTGATGTCTTGTCTCGTGTGATTTAGAGAGGCTTTCGCTGTTCCATTGAAGCGATTTGGAGTCAAAGGCGATCCCTCGCGAATGATGGCAGACAGAACGAAGCCGAGTGCATCTGGACACGTATCAAGCAACAGAGAAGATGACATAATTATCAGCAAGTGTCGgtctggtcaaggtcaatcgatTGTCTGAAAGCGAAAGGAGGAGAATTCGATGAAAAGCAAAATGAATACCTCCGCGTTGTAAAACTTGGGCGGCTCTTTAGCTACGCCCAAGGAGCTCGCGGCATCATGATGGTTTAATGGGTTCACCGGTCGGGTGAAGTCGACACGGGGTCCCTCCGTCGAGCACAGCAAGAAGCCAATCACCCCGCTAAGCACGAGAGATTTCGATTCAGTCAAATCGCATCACGACGTAAAACCATACATACTTGCCTTTGTTTCCATTTAACTGATCCTAACGCTCATTTTGCCGTTGAAAACActtgaaaaaaatgaaggaaagatGGTACTCATCGAATCGAATTGCCGCCTAATATTTGGCAAAATTTGACTGAGTGAAACTCGTGCATAGTGCACAAGTTTACAAGTAGAGATGGATATACTATGTGTATAGATACCTAGGATATGCAGGAACCGGTGCCCAGGCATAGTTGACGGATCCTTTGAATATATTCCGGAAAGTGTGGATGAGTTGTGGTAGGTTGAGAGAGGGAAACCACAGGCTTTCTGCTTGAATGCACATCACTCCTCCTTCCCTTAAAGCTTTCACCACCATTTCGAAGAATGGACTCCCGAAAATCTCATGCTCTGGCCCTAATGAATATCTTTTGTTAGACCTGAGTAAAGTTTGTTCTCTTtgtaaattatcatttttggaGTCACATAGCACATATCTAGAAAGATAGCGAACACTTTAATTTTGATTGGTTTTGTCAATCTTGTCTAAGTAGAAAAAGTCTAGAATATTTTTCGaatattagagagagagagagagagagagagagagagagagagagagagagagagagagagacttattGGGTCGAATGCGTCTACTATGATCGCGTCATATGTACCTCCTTGCGCCGACTTCAAGAATTCACTTCCTGCAACATTTAGCACGTGCAATTGAGAACAAAAGTCATTTGATGGCTAGCACTAATGGAAGCAAACATTTCACAGGTATATCATACCATCCATTATGTGAAGCCTGACACGCGGGTCCTCATATCCGACCGCAACCTCCGGGAAGAATTCTCGATACACCTACATACGATGATGTATGGTGAACCGTGTATACAAAACTTCGAAATACTACGCTCGGGCCATTTCAACAGTATGGTACTGCATATGTGATCCGTATGTCGCATGAAAACCAAGCACGAAAGAGAAGGGCTACTTATCAAGTTATCGTCACTCACATCGATGAGCATCATGTCCATTTCGCATATATCTATGTGCACGACTGAAGAGTGACGGGAGATCTCCCTTAGAATGCCTCCATCTCCTCCGCCAATGAGCAATACCTGAACGAACAGAGATGGTAAAACTAAGTGAATTAAGCATCCGATCAAAGGATCGTACGAGTACCGCGCCAGTATCAACACACAGCATATGCAAATCATGTCATTCTCGGATGCTGCCGACTGCCGGACCGATGAACTTACGGCAGCGAACGGGGACCGAGCCAGGGTTTCATGGTGGGCGACGGATTAGTAAGGAAGAGATATAAATGGCAGGAAGAGGGACGAGACCTTTTGCGGCTTAGGGATGGAGCAAAGAGGGAGGTGGGTAATCATTTCCTGGTATGCACACTCGTCCTTCTCGGTCAGCTGAAGTGCGCCATCGAGGACGAAAACCTTGCCATATGCTGTCGACTGCACGTCCGGAGACAACATCATCGTCGTCAACTCAGAGTGCAATGAATTTGCCATTGCTGCGTGGCCATTTTGAACGAGTCAAAGAGTCTCTGAGCTAGGGTTTTTCGCTTTTACGTACCTCAAGTACCATCATGTGCTGGTATTGAGACTTCCCTTCGAATAGCACCTTCTCTATCTTTAGGAAGTGTGCTTGTCCTGCGCTACATTCAGATACATGTGGTGTTATCAATAATTACACATTAATTTGATAAAGATGCATGTATTTGCAATTAGATAATATGCAGGTATATATATGAATAAAATCATTCATACCCAGTGTAGATTTCTAGGTTATATTGGTAAAACTTTTTACTTGGAGAATGATGATTATAATGCAAGAAATGAAGCCGTGGCATAACCTAAAATACTAAACTATGAACTTTGGTTAAATAGCAAGATCTTGCACCCAAAAAGGGTCGTATGAATATTAAAGTGTTTAGTTTAGATGCCGCAAATCTCGTGATCAAATTATAATATCTGTACTGTTCATATTAATCTTGGATATTATACCCACCATCTTATGAGTGGAGCCTTACTCAATATACGTGGATGAGACGtatctaaaataaaaagaaataaaaaaaagatggtgCCGACACACAGCGTCGTGCGGACGTACAGCGTCGTGCCGACACATGACGTGTTTATTGACAATTAAGATGGTGCCAACACACAGCGTCGTGCCGACGTACAGCGTCGTGCCGACGCATGACGTGTCTATTGACAATTAAGAGCGGTTAATTACCGTGCCGAAAGCACATGGATATGAAGATCAACACTAAAAAAGGTGCAGACAGCAATCGGGAAGTACGATTCTGCGGGCTAAAAAGGAATGTGAACTTTTTTAAACAACTTTGGAAAAGAATTCCCCTGGCCTCCCTCGGTTGTTAATCATGGTCTAAAGAGAGAGCAAGTCCAACGCCATTGGACAAGCAGGAGCTTTTTTGAATGGACAATTCTCATGTCACACATGCACCTGCAACTGTGCAAAAAGCACAACGTGAAGCA
The nucleotide sequence above comes from Eucalyptus grandis isolate ANBG69807.140 chromosome 2, ASM1654582v1, whole genome shotgun sequence. Encoded proteins:
- the LOC104418481 gene encoding spermidine synthase 1 isoform X1, which gives rise to MQAVEKLQQSYRPGTFLISDNMTIGDEGKCGGGGSSKEKGRENGVCSDASAKPITENDVRRNDSSSDLENPQLPGWFAENSPLWPGQAHFLKIEKVLFEGKSQYQHMMVLESTAYGKVFVLDGALQLTEKDECAYQEMITHLPLCSIPKPQKVLLIGGGDGGILREISRHSSVVHIDICEMDMMLIDVYREFFPEVAVGYEDPRVRLHIMDGSEFLKSAQGGTYDAIIVDAFDPIRPEHEIFGSPFFEMVVKALREGGVMCIQAESLWFPSLNLPQLIHTFRNIFKGSVNYAWAPVPAYPSGVIGFLLCSTEGPRVDFTRPVNPLNHHDAASSLGVAKEPPKFYNAEMHSASFCLPSFARDRL
- the LOC104418481 gene encoding spermidine synthase 1 isoform X2; amino-acid sequence: MQAVEKLQQSYRPGTFLISDNMTIGDEGKCGGGGSSKEKGRENGVCSDASAKPITENDVRRNDSSSDLENPQLPGWFAENSPLWPGQAHFLKIEKVLFEGKSQYQHMMVLESTAYGKVFVLDGALQLTEKDECAYQEMITHLPLCSIPKPQKVLLIGGGDGGILREISRHSSVVHIDICEMDMMLIDVYREFFPEVAVGYEDPRVRLHIMDGSEFLKSAQGGTYDAIIVDAFDPIKHEIFGSPFFEMVVKALREGGVMCIQAESLWFPSLNLPQLIHTFRNIFKGSVNYAWAPVPAYPSGVIGFLLCSTEGPRVDFTRPVNPLNHHDAASSLGVAKEPPKFYNAEMHSASFCLPSFARDRL